Proteins encoded by one window of Myripristis murdjan chromosome 1, fMyrMur1.1, whole genome shotgun sequence:
- the LOC115367529 gene encoding uncharacterized protein LOC115367529, translated as MAGVAVFWLIVALSLALPAGVQPGKNKPSTGSSRPAAGSSRPAAGSRPPSPGSRPPSPGSRPPSPGSSGVGTGSTVSTSTQQFDRTQLHNSMVKIWNIYDPYNNMGQYSMAIIVPFVNGQPDLDTVQRADPPTNIANSFRQEEVYSGHYIVAAKPVDRKNVDPNLGIKDHAEYRVLKEMQRINSGRYRTFKKKQLDQNADYRLILYTYFSPCLSPCADEGRGNNILQYLPLITAWGRYALVFTEPFQPGKGTEKEKQLYTPSQLKTAIMNIAQGNGFGLDHIFRCDNPECVSCKDQIDEGKTRDKTVRKEVIDEEGDTWTSVGKEKIPAKPKIQVHDRCVQGTLG; from the exons atggcaggtgttgctgtgttctGGTTAATTGTTGCGCTGAGCCTGGCCCTGCCAGCAGGCGTGCAACcagggaaaaataaaccttctaCTGGTTCCAGTCGGCCTGCTGCTGGTTCCAGTCGGCCTGCTGCTGGTTCCAGACCACCTTCTCCTGGTTCCAGACCACCTTCTCCTGGTTCCAGACCACCTTCTCCTGGTTCCAGTGGTGTGGGTACTGGCAGTACTGTTAGTACCTCTACCCAACAATTTGACAGAACACAACTGCATAATTCGATGGTGAAAATCTGGAATAT atATGATCCTTACAACAATATGGGACAGTACAGCATGGCCATAATCGTCCCATTTGTAAACGGACAGCCAGACCTTGACACAGTCCAAAGAGCAGACCCTCCAACAAACATCGCAAACTCATTCCGTCAAGAAGAGGTTTATAGTGGTCATTACATTGTGGCAGCCAAACCTGTGGACAGAAAAAATGTTGATCCAAATCTGGGCATCAAGGACCATGCTGAATATCGGGTGTTAAAAGAGATGCAAAGGATAAACTCCGGACGATATCGCACATTTAAAAAGAAGCAGCTTGACCAGAATGCTGATTATCGACTGATTCTTTACACTTATTTTTCTCCATGTCTTTCTCCTTGTGCTGACGAGGGCCGTGGGAACAACATTCTTCAATACCTTCCCCTCATCACAGCCTGGGGAAGATATGCACTTGTGTTCACTGAGCCTTTCCAACCCGGAAAgggaacagagaaagagaaacaactATATACACCCAGTCAGCTTAAAACAGCCATTATGAATATTGCTCAGGGAAATGGATTTGGCTTGGACCACATATTTCGTTGTGATAATCCAGAATGTGTGAGCTGTAAAGATCAGATAGATGAGGGGAAAACAAGGGACAAAACAGTCAGAAAGGAAGTAATAGATGAAGAGGGTGACACATGGACTAGTGTGGGCAAAGAAAAAATTCCGGCTAAACCTAAAATTCAAGTCCATGACAGATGTGTTCAAGGTACACTGGGTTAG